From Myxosarcina sp. GI1, a single genomic window includes:
- a CDS encoding CHAT domain-containing protein yields MGTNYIVNNFKILVLVVFSMLFAIPSGRTEENVSSRTKNEAEHQADLGAYHWQHGDAHQAIAAWKKEAEIYRQQKLERQEAETVLKIAQSYTSLGQSDLAIFLLEKLIANDKITPSIRASAWEKLGNAYTKNGEFTKAEDAYKTSLGANVSLSSLNNLVLLLKKQYSRAQLQADSSRKEEAGKYKNKAENYHYQALKYARKALSIAQNQQSSSAVRALIEWGQLSPTKLSSDQIARGRAMLDNLPPSRTKVFLAINWAKLDSNRATYWLERARKIARTLGDARAESFALLELGVLAERSGNLSKALEYAQIAQLEAQSEFSYDSLYPAQWLAARIYRKRGAKASAISNYREAIASLDVLNSSSDNINLEQRLDFESQVEPLYREMLEMLLTPASQKSELIEALSIFDKLRLAQLQNYFGDKCFEIEEESLTKKDVLSSNAVLFNSIILNERTHLILELPDGTLHHQVVNSDKAEIDKMATEWYESLQETNTYRFKRQSQKFYNLLVRPFESQLASVNPAMTIFIHDGILRNLPMAALHDGQKYFAQKWISISSVGLNFNSATANEKNLEAIAFGLSEKKAGWSRLVNVSDELDSVTRIVGGKEILNQDFTATNFAEKLKQEEYSIVHLASHGYFGGIAENSFILAYDKPISALELETSLSQSQEKIALLVLSACETAISSDRSALGLAGVGLRSGVDSVLGSFWQVRDAEQTELMESFYSYFQKADFNRAKALQNTQVELIERQAHPSSWAALNLIGS; encoded by the coding sequence ATGGGAACAAATTATATTGTTAACAACTTTAAAATTCTGGTTTTGGTGGTGTTTTCAATGCTGTTCGCCATTCCTTCGGGCAGAACGGAAGAAAACGTATCTTCTAGAACCAAGAATGAAGCCGAACACCAAGCAGATTTAGGAGCCTATCACTGGCAACACGGTGATGCACATCAGGCGATTGCAGCTTGGAAAAAAGAAGCGGAAATTTATCGCCAACAAAAGCTAGAACGACAAGAAGCTGAAACTGTCCTGAAGATCGCTCAAAGTTACACGAGTTTGGGACAGTCAGATCTGGCAATTTTTTTGTTGGAGAAGCTGATTGCTAATGACAAAATAACTCCCTCAATCCGAGCTTCTGCCTGGGAAAAATTAGGGAATGCCTACACTAAAAATGGCGAATTTACTAAAGCCGAAGATGCTTATAAAACAAGTCTCGGTGCAAACGTATCTCTATCAAGTTTAAACAATTTAGTACTTTTGCTGAAAAAGCAGTATTCTCGCGCTCAATTGCAAGCGGACAGTTCCAGAAAAGAGGAAGCAGGTAAGTATAAAAATAAAGCCGAAAATTATCATTATCAAGCCTTAAAATATGCTCGTAAAGCTCTTTCTATCGCTCAAAACCAACAATCTTCTTCTGCGGTTCGGGCTTTAATCGAGTGGGGTCAACTATCCCCAACCAAGTTATCTTCAGACCAGATCGCAAGAGGGAGAGCTATGCTGGATAATTTGCCACCGTCGAGAACTAAAGTTTTTTTGGCAATTAATTGGGCAAAGCTCGATTCCAATAGAGCTACGTACTGGCTCGAACGAGCTAGAAAGATAGCTCGAACACTCGGAGATGCCAGAGCAGAAAGCTTCGCTCTGCTAGAATTAGGTGTGCTTGCCGAACGCTCTGGCAATCTATCAAAAGCACTCGAATACGCCCAAATTGCTCAACTTGAGGCACAGTCAGAATTTTCCTATGATAGTCTCTATCCCGCTCAATGGTTAGCAGCTAGAATCTATCGAAAAAGGGGCGCAAAAGCATCAGCAATTTCTAACTATCGCGAAGCAATAGCCTCATTAGATGTTTTAAATAGTAGTTCTGACAACATCAATTTAGAGCAAAGATTGGACTTTGAAAGTCAAGTCGAACCACTTTATAGAGAGATGCTAGAGATGCTACTTACTCCCGCTTCTCAAAAATCCGAGCTAATTGAAGCCCTATCAATCTTTGATAAATTACGATTGGCGCAACTACAAAATTACTTTGGCGATAAATGTTTTGAAATTGAGGAAGAAAGTTTGACGAAAAAAGATGTTCTTTCTTCAAATGCCGTATTGTTTAATTCAATTATACTTAACGAGCGAACCCATTTGATTCTAGAATTACCTGACGGTACGCTGCACCATCAGGTAGTTAACTCAGACAAAGCCGAAATAGATAAAATGGCTACTGAGTGGTATGAAAGCTTACAAGAAACAAATACCTATCGATTTAAGCGGCAGTCACAAAAATTTTACAATCTTCTAGTACGTCCTTTCGAGTCGCAACTAGCATCTGTCAATCCCGCCATGACAATTTTTATTCATGATGGAATACTACGTAATTTACCAATGGCGGCACTTCATGATGGACAAAAGTATTTCGCTCAAAAATGGATAAGTATTTCTTCAGTCGGACTAAATTTTAACTCGGCAACCGCCAATGAAAAAAATTTAGAGGCGATCGCTTTTGGTTTGAGTGAAAAAAAAGCTGGCTGGTCGAGACTGGTTAATGTCTCGGACGAACTAGACAGCGTTACCCGCATTGTTGGCGGGAAAGAAATTCTCAACCAAGATTTCACCGCTACTAATTTTGCTGAGAAATTGAAACAGGAAGAATACTCTATCGTACATTTAGCCTCACACGGTTATTTTGGTGGTATTGCCGAAAATTCTTTTATTCTCGCTTACGATAAACCTATATCTGCTTTAGAACTCGAAACTTCTCTTTCTCAAAGTCAAGAAAAAATTGCCTTGTTGGTTTTAAGTGCTTGCGAAACGGCAATTTCAAGCGATCGCTCCGCTTTGGGTTTGGCAGGAGTGGGTCTGAGAAGCGGCGTAGACTCGGTTTTAGGTAGCTTTTGGCAAGTACGAGACGCAGAACAAACCGAACTGATGGAATCATTTTACTCTTATTTCCAAAAAGCAGATTTTAATCGAGCTAAAGCACTTCAAAACACTCAAGTAGAATTAATTGAGCGACAAGCGCATCCTT
- a CDS encoding DUF928 domain-containing protein → MFRLKFLSNLTIGLLLCCTAIAPTTANNLLGGYTSSPDAKRVDQTRNTSGGSRSDCQNPFPEEKDSLTLLVPAEEVAHQTTTARPSFLFYAKTTSNIPVEFTLVDPDAGKTLVEKSISVEKQGYYEIALPKAIELKPEQIYLWHVAVPCANNKESFWSVLRSSVEYIPPSVNLERELQNADSELEKVRIYLSNSVWYDAISLANRSRKGSSTKYLQQLLTDANIFVSKQTASP, encoded by the coding sequence ATGTTTCGATTAAAATTTCTGTCGAACTTAACTATTGGTTTATTACTGTGCTGTACTGCTATTGCTCCTACTACAGCAAACAATCTGTTAGGAGGCTACACCTCTTCACCCGATGCCAAACGAGTAGATCAAACCAGAAATACATCGGGAGGATCGCGTTCTGATTGTCAAAATCCTTTCCCTGAAGAAAAAGATTCTCTAACTTTATTGGTTCCAGCAGAAGAAGTAGCTCACCAAACGACGACTGCTCGTCCATCTTTTTTATTTTACGCTAAAACTACTTCAAACATTCCAGTAGAATTTACTTTAGTAGATCCAGATGCGGGAAAAACGCTAGTAGAAAAATCGATATCCGTAGAAAAGCAAGGATATTATGAAATAGCATTACCAAAAGCTATAGAATTAAAGCCAGAACAAATTTACTTATGGCACGTTGCCGTTCCGTGTGCCAATAATAAAGAAAGTTTTTGGTCGGTTTTGAGATCTTCTGTCGAGTACATTCCACCATCGGTAAATCTCGAACGCGAACTTCAAAACGCCGATTCCGAGCTAGAGAAAGTAAGAATTTATCTTAGCAATAGCGTTTGGTACGATGCTATCAGTCTTGCCAATCGCTCTCGTAAGGGATCGTCAACTAAATATTTACAGCAGTTATTAACTGATGCCAACATTTTTGTATCGAAGCAAACAGCTTCTCCCTAG